Proteins found in one Cricetulus griseus strain 17A/GY chromosome X, alternate assembly CriGri-PICRH-1.0, whole genome shotgun sequence genomic segment:
- the LOC113837825 gene encoding putative uncharacterized protein TRPC5OS homolog, with translation MEAVSIPALVAGLIDCVAQLIRIAEELLQIISQEVVPSVQQNATAEEAAAVVPPPEEETLPDLADLSDLESILSVKEDEDLILDMDEAMIDVNDIYEDILPAIKDDTESE, from the coding sequence ATGGAGGCTGTGTCAATCCCTGCACTAGTTGCTGGACTTATTGATTGTGTAGCCCAGTTAATCAGAATAGCTGAGGAGCTGTTGCAGATTATCTCGCAGGAAGTGGTTCCTTCTGTACAACAGAATGCTACAGCAGAAGAGGCAGCAGCAGTTGTGCCTCCTCCTGAGGAAGAGACCCTACCGGATCTTGCTGATCTTTCTGATTTAGAATCAATACTTTCAGTAAAAGAAGATGAAGACCTAATCCTTGATATGGATGAAGCTATGATAGATGTGAATGACATCTATGAGGATATTCTCCCTGCAATAAAGGATGATACAGAAAGTGAGTAA